The following are encoded in a window of Brevibacillus sp. DP1.3A genomic DNA:
- a CDS encoding Ger(x)C family spore germination protein, with amino-acid sequence MLRRLGVLFVLLLFGLSGCGFKDIDKRFFVVAIGIDQGKEKLYKVSLKLAIPTHRIEPGHAAFQIISQEADTISEALELMNSNVDKELDLGHSKIFIIGRNLANDEILTTTDWIFRGSEVQRIEYMALANPSAEEILEASPRSERVPADSLILSFGHEKIGSSLAVTEYLYDFYNRMFELGKDPFLPIVSKKGKSFEVNQVALFNKKELKMVIQPGQTELFSQLVRKPSNFVVSVKKDHLRYSLLIQSFTYRYQIQTPKQQPPILQMDIKVRGRIQEANQALFDKNWGELERIAEKNIENRYKNLLESIQKHQIDPIGFGLHYMARNHYGKKEWELWQEIYSKMRFNITVDLEIESTGIIK; translated from the coding sequence ATGCTTAGAAGGCTAGGTGTGCTTTTCGTTTTGCTTTTGTTTGGGCTGAGTGGATGTGGATTCAAAGATATAGATAAACGATTTTTTGTAGTAGCGATAGGAATCGATCAAGGTAAAGAAAAGCTGTACAAGGTCTCATTAAAACTGGCGATTCCCACACATCGAATAGAGCCGGGGCATGCTGCGTTTCAAATCATTTCACAGGAAGCTGACACCATTTCTGAGGCGTTAGAACTCATGAATTCCAACGTGGACAAAGAACTTGATTTGGGGCATTCAAAGATTTTTATTATCGGAAGGAATCTAGCGAATGATGAGATCCTCACAACAACAGATTGGATATTTAGAGGGAGTGAAGTGCAGAGAATTGAGTATATGGCACTTGCGAATCCGTCAGCAGAAGAGATATTAGAAGCAAGTCCCAGATCTGAACGTGTTCCAGCAGACTCTCTTATTCTAAGCTTTGGACATGAGAAAATAGGATCGTCTTTAGCTGTAACAGAGTATTTATATGACTTTTACAATAGAATGTTCGAGTTGGGAAAAGACCCTTTTTTGCCTATTGTTTCAAAAAAAGGAAAGTCATTCGAAGTGAATCAAGTGGCTTTGTTCAACAAGAAAGAATTAAAGATGGTCATTCAACCAGGGCAAACAGAATTGTTTAGCCAGCTTGTTCGAAAACCATCTAATTTTGTAGTCAGCGTAAAAAAAGATCATCTTCGATACTCACTATTGATTCAAAGCTTTACATATCGCTATCAGATTCAGACCCCCAAACAGCAACCGCCAATTCTGCAAATGGACATTAAAGTAAGAGGGCGAATTCAGGAAGCTAATCAAGCTTTATTTGATAAGAATTGGGGAGAATTAGAAAGGATTGCGGAGAAGAATATTGAAAATCGGTACAAGAACCTGTTGGAGAGTATACAGAAGCATCAAATTGATCCGATTGGATTCGGACTACATTATATGGCTAGAAATCATTATGGCAAGAAGGAGTGGGAGTTGTGGCAGGAAATATACTCTAAAATGAGGTTTAACATTACAGTTGATTTGGAGATTGAAAGCACGGGAATCATTAAATGA
- a CDS encoding M20/M25/M40 family metallo-hydrolase, with translation MNKEQVVGIVQENLPQAIEKLKQYLRFPTVSAQHKAIPETVEYVVKMIHEVGGETKVLDNLGGNPVVYAFFAAGSEGDASKTILFYDHYDVQPPEPFHEWNTEPFDPTIIDGKLYARGAADNKGDLVARLTAIHILQQQAGGLPCNIKFLIEGEEEIGSPNLEPYLREYKDLFQADACIWEFGGKDENERISMVAGIKGMAYLELTCVGADIDMHSSVGAYVDNAAWRLVQALATMKNQQNEILVEGFFKGIEEPTADEKKVVSELPFSEEATVALYGLKRPLITAANNVDPREAMVFHPTMTICGLDSGYTGEGAKTVLPKSAKAKLDCRLVPGQDPQHIMNCIENHLEKHGFTDITVTMINGQKAYRSDFHHPFVAHVLDSARVIYDHEPVLSPNAAGTGPMYIFGEQLKLPVVSTGVGWVGCKVHAPNESIRLKDFEEGIAHMVVMLSGFAKALSE, from the coding sequence ATGAACAAAGAACAAGTCGTAGGCATTGTGCAAGAAAACTTGCCACAAGCAATCGAGAAGCTGAAGCAATATTTGAGATTTCCTACCGTATCCGCACAGCATAAAGCCATCCCAGAGACGGTTGAATACGTGGTCAAGATGATTCATGAGGTTGGCGGAGAGACAAAGGTACTCGACAATCTTGGCGGCAATCCAGTCGTGTATGCGTTTTTTGCTGCAGGCAGTGAAGGAGACGCCAGCAAAACGATCCTGTTTTACGATCACTATGATGTTCAACCACCTGAGCCGTTTCATGAGTGGAACACGGAGCCGTTTGACCCGACGATAATCGATGGAAAGCTGTATGCCCGTGGTGCTGCCGACAATAAAGGTGACCTCGTAGCGCGTCTGACGGCGATTCACATTTTGCAGCAGCAAGCAGGCGGTTTGCCTTGCAACATCAAGTTCCTGATCGAAGGAGAAGAAGAGATCGGCAGCCCGAATCTGGAGCCATATCTTCGAGAGTACAAGGATCTTTTCCAAGCGGATGCCTGCATTTGGGAATTCGGTGGAAAGGACGAAAATGAGCGAATCAGCATGGTTGCCGGGATCAAAGGAATGGCGTACCTAGAGCTGACATGCGTTGGGGCAGATATCGACATGCACTCCTCTGTCGGTGCGTATGTAGACAATGCAGCGTGGCGCTTGGTACAGGCATTAGCGACGATGAAAAATCAGCAAAACGAGATTTTGGTCGAAGGCTTCTTCAAGGGGATCGAGGAACCAACAGCGGATGAAAAGAAAGTCGTTTCTGAATTGCCGTTCAGTGAAGAGGCGACAGTAGCGCTATACGGTTTGAAACGCCCACTGATTACCGCGGCAAACAATGTGGACCCACGAGAAGCCATGGTTTTTCATCCGACCATGACCATTTGTGGTCTGGATAGCGGCTATACAGGAGAGGGCGCGAAGACTGTTCTGCCGAAAAGCGCGAAGGCCAAGTTGGATTGCCGCCTTGTCCCAGGACAAGATCCACAGCACATCATGAATTGCATCGAGAATCATTTGGAGAAGCATGGTTTTACGGATATTACCGTCACCATGATCAACGGGCAAAAAGCGTATCGCTCCGATTTCCACCATCCATTTGTTGCTCACGTACTGGATTCAGCACGCGTCATTTACGATCATGAGCCAGTGCTTTCTCCAAACGCGGCAGGCACGGGTCCGATGTATATTTTCGGTGAGCAGCTGAAGCTTCCGGTTGTCAGTACAGGGGTAGGCTGGGTTGGCTGCAAAGTACATGCGCCGAACGAATCCATCCGTTTGAAAGACTTCGAGGAAGGAATTGCCCATATGGTTGTCATGCTCTCTGGATTTGCCAAAGCGCTGTCAGAGTAG
- a CDS encoding glutathione ABC transporter substrate-binding protein — translation MYTQKSFHRLIGLLLAAIIAISACSFGQEPPHNNQIVPTPQNVAEGGTLIIARMSDAANLDPHFILTINEASVVQGKVYEGLVKRDRNMNIQPQLATAWKQIDDLTWEFTLRQGVVFHDGTPFHAQAVKKTFDRVLDPAVASPRAAMFEKVKQVRVIDPYRVQFILHKPFAPLLSILASHEGSIISPTAIDKYGRELSHHPVGTGPYQFQSWEPGSRITLSKNQSYWGEAATLDQVVFKVVPDDAARIAMVENGEAHIAESIPVMELDRIQASNQMRVYRSDALGTEFIGFNVSRPPLNDIRVRKAISMAIETGAIIKGVYNNVGTKANSPIGPHVFGYSPTVKSYPYDINQARRLLAEAGYPDGFPIQMITYNRRDRILVAQVIRSQLKGIGIDAELKVVSYDEFVRTIEKTKDHEIFVSGWANATGDADYNQYNLFHTSGGGAGNSFQYSNPELDRLIEAGRIETDPAKRLSIYAKAQEVELQDALVVPIRNLENLAVISNHIQGFSISPAGYLNIEQVVISR, via the coding sequence ATGTACACGCAGAAATCCTTTCACAGACTAATTGGACTGTTACTCGCAGCAATCATCGCCATATCAGCCTGTTCTTTCGGTCAGGAGCCGCCCCACAACAATCAAATCGTACCGACACCCCAAAACGTTGCTGAGGGTGGGACGTTAATCATTGCGCGTATGTCGGATGCCGCAAATCTCGATCCCCATTTTATTTTGACGATTAATGAGGCGAGTGTCGTCCAAGGAAAAGTGTATGAAGGGCTCGTTAAACGAGATAGGAACATGAACATTCAGCCACAGCTGGCAACGGCATGGAAACAAATCGACGATCTTACTTGGGAGTTTACTCTCCGACAAGGTGTTGTTTTTCACGATGGGACTCCCTTTCATGCACAGGCGGTCAAGAAAACATTTGATCGTGTATTAGATCCAGCGGTGGCTTCTCCACGGGCAGCCATGTTCGAAAAAGTAAAACAGGTAAGGGTCATCGACCCGTACAGAGTACAATTCATTCTTCATAAGCCATTTGCTCCTTTGCTTTCTATTTTGGCCAGTCACGAGGGGAGCATCATCAGCCCCACTGCGATCGATAAATACGGGCGGGAATTATCGCATCACCCGGTTGGTACTGGCCCTTATCAGTTCCAATCATGGGAGCCTGGCAGTCGAATTACCTTGAGCAAAAACCAGTCCTATTGGGGCGAGGCTGCTACGCTTGATCAAGTCGTCTTCAAGGTTGTTCCAGATGATGCGGCTCGCATTGCGATGGTCGAGAATGGAGAAGCACATATTGCCGAGTCCATCCCTGTCATGGAGCTGGATCGAATTCAAGCCTCCAACCAGATGCGTGTGTACCGCAGTGATGCGCTCGGGACGGAGTTTATCGGGTTTAATGTATCACGTCCACCACTGAATGATATCCGTGTGAGGAAAGCCATCAGTATGGCGATCGAGACGGGAGCGATCATTAAAGGGGTGTATAACAACGTGGGAACGAAGGCGAACTCACCTATTGGACCACATGTGTTCGGCTACAGTCCGACTGTGAAAAGCTACCCGTACGACATCAACCAAGCGCGTCGGTTGCTCGCAGAGGCGGGCTATCCAGATGGTTTTCCTATTCAAATGATTACCTACAACAGACGGGATCGAATCTTGGTTGCCCAAGTGATACGGTCGCAATTAAAAGGGATCGGCATCGACGCGGAGCTAAAAGTCGTCAGCTACGATGAGTTTGTCCGAACCATTGAGAAAACGAAGGATCATGAGATTTTTGTCAGTGGCTGGGCAAATGCAACCGGGGATGCCGACTACAATCAATACAATTTATTTCATACATCGGGTGGCGGGGCTGGCAACAGTTTTCAATACAGCAATCCCGAGCTGGATCGTCTCATCGAGGCTGGTCGTATCGAAACAGATCCTGCCAAAAGACTTTCTATCTACGCAAAAGCACAAGAAGTGGAGCTGCAAGATGCTTTGGTCGTGCCGATTCGCAATCTGGAGAATTTGGCTGTGATTAGCAACCATATTCAGGGCTTCTCCATCAGTCCAGCGGGTTACTTAAATATCGAACAGGTCGTGATTTCTCGATAA
- the msrB gene encoding peptide-methionine (R)-S-oxide reductase MsrB: MNSDTHPFEIATFAGGCFWCMVSPFDKMPGIEKVVSGYTGGHVENPTYEQVCSDTTGHYEAIQITYDPSLISYEELLQMFWRQIDPTDAGGQFGDRGQSYAPAIFYHNEEQESLALKSKQELDASGRFQKPIATLILPAKPFYPAEEYHQDYYKKNSVRYQYYRAASGRAKFTKEAWRDRTKQEELKKILTPLQYEVTQNNGTERPFTNEFWDHKEEGIYVDIVSNEPLFSSLDKFDSGCGWPSFTKPLQEETVTEHVDLTHNMIRTEVRSKEADSHLGHVFEDGPGENGLRYCINSAALRFIPKGRLEEEGFGEYKRLFEKE; encoded by the coding sequence GTGAACAGCGATACACATCCATTCGAAATCGCAACCTTTGCAGGCGGATGCTTCTGGTGCATGGTCAGTCCGTTTGACAAGATGCCAGGCATTGAAAAAGTCGTCTCCGGCTATACAGGCGGTCATGTCGAAAACCCAACCTATGAACAGGTATGCTCTGATACGACGGGGCATTATGAAGCCATCCAAATCACATATGATCCGTCTCTCATCTCCTACGAGGAATTGCTGCAAATGTTCTGGAGACAAATCGACCCGACTGACGCAGGTGGTCAATTCGGTGATCGAGGTCAATCGTATGCGCCCGCGATCTTCTATCATAATGAAGAGCAAGAAAGTCTTGCGCTGAAATCCAAGCAAGAGCTAGATGCGAGCGGTCGTTTCCAAAAGCCCATTGCAACGCTGATTTTGCCAGCCAAGCCGTTCTATCCGGCAGAGGAATATCATCAGGACTACTATAAGAAAAATTCGGTTCGCTACCAATACTACCGGGCGGCATCAGGCAGAGCGAAATTCACCAAGGAAGCATGGCGCGACCGTACGAAGCAAGAAGAATTGAAAAAAATCTTGACCCCGCTCCAGTACGAGGTGACGCAAAATAACGGGACAGAACGTCCATTTACGAACGAATTCTGGGATCACAAGGAAGAGGGCATCTACGTAGACATCGTCTCCAACGAGCCTTTGTTCAGTTCCTTGGACAAGTTCGATTCCGGCTGCGGGTGGCCATCCTTTACCAAGCCATTGCAAGAGGAAACCGTAACCGAGCATGTGGATTTGACACATAATATGATTCGTACAGAGGTTCGTAGCAAAGAAGCAGATTCTCATCTCGGCCACGTTTTCGAGGACGGTCCTGGAGAAAATGGATTGCGCTACTGCATCAATTCAGCCGCATTGCGCTTCATTCCGAAAGGTCGTTTGGAGGAAGAAGGCTTCGGGGAGTATAAACGATTATTTGAAAAAGAATAG
- a CDS encoding D-alanyl-D-alanine carboxypeptidase family protein, whose protein sequence is MRSFRHRLLHPLVLVTAMTFVLSGCNSTAAPQEPQTPSSVETPTPPKKEEEKPKEENTPPPAETPKQEQPEQPQKAKPTETKPAEKPPAGQPPELSFPDIEVVGEPESVAVLVNKQRKLPENYQPNDLVFPNVPYLLPEKSEKRKMRKEAAGALEQLFAAAQADGVQLAGVSAYRSHAYQKALFNRYVKKDGVEKARTYSAVPGTSEHETGLAIDVSGKDGKCAATSCFAGTKEAKWLDENVEKFGFIIRYPEGKDAITGYIYEPWHLRYVGAEIAQEIGEKGITLEEYSGAVPVSTPTN, encoded by the coding sequence ATGAGAAGTTTTCGACACCGACTTTTGCATCCGCTTGTACTCGTAACGGCAATGACATTTGTGTTGTCTGGATGTAACAGTACAGCTGCTCCACAAGAACCACAGACACCATCATCCGTGGAGACGCCAACTCCTCCAAAGAAAGAAGAAGAGAAGCCAAAGGAGGAGAACACGCCTCCACCGGCTGAAACACCAAAGCAAGAACAACCGGAGCAACCCCAGAAAGCGAAGCCAACGGAAACGAAGCCGGCAGAAAAGCCACCAGCGGGTCAGCCACCTGAGCTGTCGTTCCCGGACATCGAGGTCGTGGGTGAGCCTGAGAGTGTTGCTGTACTGGTGAACAAACAACGCAAGCTTCCAGAGAACTATCAGCCAAATGATCTAGTGTTTCCAAACGTTCCTTACTTGCTCCCGGAAAAGAGCGAGAAACGCAAAATGCGCAAAGAAGCAGCTGGTGCGCTTGAGCAGTTATTTGCGGCAGCTCAGGCTGACGGTGTCCAGTTAGCTGGCGTATCTGCCTATCGCTCCCACGCCTACCAGAAAGCGCTGTTTAATCGCTATGTAAAAAAAGACGGCGTAGAGAAGGCACGGACTTACAGTGCCGTTCCTGGGACGAGTGAGCATGAGACGGGACTCGCGATTGACGTCTCCGGTAAGGATGGCAAATGCGCAGCAACGAGTTGCTTTGCCGGAACCAAAGAAGCGAAGTGGCTGGATGAAAACGTCGAGAAGTTTGGATTTATCATTCGCTACCCAGAGGGAAAAGACGCGATTACTGGCTATATTTATGAGCCGTGGCATTTGCGTTATGTAGGGGCCGAGATCGCACAAGAAATCGGAGAAAAAGGGATTACGCTCGAAGAATATTCAGGTGCCGTTCCTGTTTCCACACCAACGAATTAA
- a CDS encoding GerAB/ArcD/ProY family transporter, with protein MMNRYYFYPFILCMLVNTIFYVPVMLVEYRFQGAWLAILFAIVFGSTLAYLFTRTMRQFPGQGLPEIFEQRLPVMLSSVISFTLGLLWIVAGGVVLIAFSYIAKMFLNPSIPIEQLLFCLIIVSCYAATRSTAAINYLSEIILIFILPIVVFILFKALQSETFEWNAIMVTTEYIFEIPSWNTLATAMFCFTGYMTLIVLNRFFTWRISLTHFWLVPVTGAITLVSTFLIPIGIHGTQAVENYLYLWVNTVDSLRMEFGFIERVVFYYLMVYVAVTLLFISMSWHIGTELVGSIFRDQSKRYRWIIVGVVGIATWWYGRLTNEKQLIMVAEQWFMVRFMMELLLVLLMLLIGRRKQ; from the coding sequence ATGATGAATCGTTACTATTTTTATCCATTTATTTTATGTATGCTGGTAAATACCATTTTTTATGTACCTGTAATGTTAGTGGAGTATCGATTTCAAGGTGCATGGCTAGCGATCCTCTTCGCGATTGTGTTTGGATCGACACTGGCTTATTTGTTTACCAGGACAATGCGTCAGTTCCCAGGTCAGGGGTTACCTGAAATTTTTGAACAACGATTACCTGTGATGCTAAGCTCCGTAATTAGCTTCACTCTGGGACTCCTTTGGATAGTGGCTGGAGGGGTGGTTCTAATTGCATTTTCATATATTGCCAAAATGTTTCTGAATCCATCTATTCCCATTGAACAGCTCCTTTTCTGTTTAATTATCGTGAGCTGTTATGCAGCTACTCGCTCGACGGCAGCGATCAATTATTTATCCGAGATTATTCTGATATTCATTCTTCCAATCGTCGTTTTCATCTTATTTAAAGCACTCCAAAGTGAAACGTTTGAGTGGAATGCGATTATGGTCACGACGGAGTACATCTTCGAGATCCCTTCTTGGAATACACTAGCAACAGCGATGTTTTGCTTTACAGGATATATGACACTGATTGTGTTAAACAGGTTTTTTACTTGGAGAATATCACTAACCCATTTTTGGTTAGTACCGGTTACAGGGGCGATCACATTGGTGAGCACCTTCCTTATTCCGATTGGTATTCATGGTACGCAGGCTGTAGAAAATTACCTTTACCTTTGGGTGAATACAGTTGACTCGCTTCGAATGGAATTTGGATTTATTGAACGAGTCGTCTTCTATTATTTAATGGTTTACGTTGCGGTTACTCTCTTGTTTATCTCGATGAGCTGGCATATTGGTACAGAGTTAGTCGGTAGTATTTTTCGTGACCAATCCAAACGATATCGATGGATCATTGTTGGAGTCGTGGGTATCGCAACTTGGTGGTATGGGCGTTTGACAAATGAAAAGCAGCTGATTATGGTAGCGGAGCAGTGGTTTATGGTTCGGTTTATGATGGAGCTCTTGTTGGTTCTTCTGATGCTTTTGATAGGAAGGAGGAAACAGTAA
- a CDS encoding spore germination protein: MIQLEEIDRQLRELSETQDFEIQHLTNGDLSIALYFYSSLINSKLIQERISEPFSTCHSYSEMKNILDAELFCEQVLDEKEVIPKLLEGYSLITINDTFYSFYSSKVINDKVDYAKNEASVQGPPFALTEDSYANINLIRRRYASSNLMVKEKEVGKKPKTKLYVLYDKHVVKETVLQELLQKIDDIQDEFIQASGQLENLLSQKKFNFVPLMLVSERPDRIVFSLSQGKIVILVNGSPFALIAPAVFYDFMSAMDDRYQTYWIGIGLVILRYISLFLTICLPAIYIAVISHNPEIFQVQFALSIAGSRAPVPYSSFVEVLFMLFLIEVLIEASIRLPKYIGSTATTVGGLILGQAAQEAGLVSSVMIIITSTVAIANFVVPINEMSFAIRLVKYPLIVFATLFGILGLISGAFCFLVYLVNLRSYGEPFFRLQFGKHASTNSKKRISG, encoded by the coding sequence TTGATTCAACTAGAGGAGATTGACAGACAACTCCGAGAACTGAGTGAAACACAAGATTTTGAAATACAGCATCTTACTAATGGTGACCTTTCCATAGCATTATACTTTTATTCATCTTTGATTAATTCGAAGCTGATTCAGGAACGTATTTCGGAACCTTTCTCGACTTGTCATTCGTATAGTGAAATGAAAAACATCTTAGATGCGGAGCTTTTTTGTGAGCAGGTTCTAGACGAAAAGGAAGTGATACCGAAGCTTCTAGAGGGTTATTCTTTAATCACTATAAATGATACGTTTTATTCCTTTTACTCGTCCAAGGTCATCAACGACAAAGTAGATTACGCTAAAAATGAAGCTTCTGTACAAGGGCCACCATTTGCGTTAACAGAAGATAGCTATGCAAACATCAACCTAATACGAAGACGTTATGCTTCCTCCAATCTAATGGTGAAGGAAAAAGAGGTTGGAAAAAAACCAAAAACAAAATTGTATGTTTTGTATGACAAGCATGTCGTGAAAGAAACAGTTTTGCAGGAGCTGTTACAAAAGATTGACGATATTCAAGATGAGTTTATTCAAGCTTCTGGACAGCTTGAGAATTTATTGTCTCAAAAGAAATTTAACTTTGTACCTTTGATGCTCGTCTCAGAAAGACCCGATCGAATTGTCTTCAGTCTCTCACAAGGAAAGATTGTCATTTTGGTCAATGGATCACCTTTTGCGTTAATAGCTCCCGCTGTATTTTACGATTTTATGTCTGCGATGGACGATCGGTATCAAACGTATTGGATAGGGATAGGTCTGGTCATCCTTCGCTATATTTCATTATTCCTCACCATATGTCTCCCTGCGATTTACATAGCAGTCATTTCTCATAATCCAGAGATCTTCCAAGTACAATTCGCATTGTCAATCGCAGGGAGCCGCGCTCCAGTCCCATATTCCTCATTCGTCGAAGTTCTATTTATGCTTTTCCTGATTGAGGTGCTAATCGAAGCCAGTATTCGTTTGCCAAAGTATATTGGTTCAACGGCTACAACGGTGGGTGGATTAATTTTAGGACAAGCAGCGCAGGAAGCAGGACTGGTCAGCTCTGTCATGATCATTATTACATCAACTGTCGCGATTGCTAATTTTGTCGTGCCGATCAACGAGATGAGCTTTGCAATCAGGCTGGTAAAGTATCCATTAATCGTGTTTGCTACTTTATTCGGTATCCTGGGACTCATTTCAGGTGCTTTTTGTTTCTTGGTGTATTTAGTCAATCTGAGAAGCTATGGTGAACCCTTTTTTCGACTCCAATTCGGTAAGCATGCATCAACCAATTCGAAAAAGAGGATCTCTGGATGA